In one window of Microtus pennsylvanicus isolate mMicPen1 chromosome 2, mMicPen1.hap1, whole genome shotgun sequence DNA:
- the LOC142844854 gene encoding olfactory receptor 4F3/4F16/4F29-like yields MERVNCSASSEFVFLGLTNSWDVQLLLFVFSSVLYMASMMGNCLIIFSVASDHHLHSPMYFLLSILSFTDVGISSATSPKMIYDLFKKQKVISFRGCVTQIFFIHAIGGVELVLLIGMAFDRYVAICKPLHYLTLMSPKMCISFLITALVVGPMHSVIQLAFIVNLPLCGPNILDSFYCDLPQFIKLASMDTYRLELLVSVNSGFMSVCSFIILIISYIFIIFTVLKHSSGGSANALSTLSAHVTVVVLFFGPAIFLYTWPSSSAHLDKFLALLDAVVTPFLNPVIYTLRNQEMKMAIRRIFRQLMGYRQIS; encoded by the coding sequence ATGGAAAGAGTGAATTGCTCTGCCTCATCAGAGTTTGTGTTCCTGGGACTCACCAACTCCTGGGATGTCCAACTGCTGCTCTTTGTGTTCTCCTCAGTGTTGTATATGGCAAGCATGATGGGAAATTGCCTTATTATTTTCTCTGTGGCCTCTGACCATCACTTACATTCCCCTATGTACTTTCTTTTGTCCATACTTTCTTTCACTGATGTAGGTATTTCTTCTGCCACTTCTCCCAAGATGATTTATGacttatttaaaaaacagaaagtcaTCTCCTTTAGAGGCTGTGTCACTCAGATCTTCTTCATTCATGCCATCGGTGGTGTGGAGTTGGTGCTGCTCATAGGCATGGCCtttgacagatatgtggccatatgtAAGCCTCTCCACTATCTGACCTTGATGAGCCCCAAGATGTGCATCTCCTTTTTGATTACTGCCTTGGTAGTTGGCCCTATGCACTCTGTGATACAACTGGCTTTCATAGTAAATTTACCTCTCTGTGGTCCTAATATATTGGACAGTTTCTACTGTGACCTTCCTCAATTCATCAAACTTGCTAGCATGGACACATACAGACTGGAATTACTGGTCTCAGTCAATAGTGGATTCATGTCTGTGTGTTCCTTCATCATTCTGATCATATcctatattttcattatatttactGTTCTGAAACACTCTTCAGGTGGTTCTGCCAACGCCCTGTCTACGCTTTCAGCTCACGTGACTGTGGTGGTCTTATTCTTTGGTCCTgccatatttttatatacatggccttcttcctctgcaCACCTGGATAAGTTTCTGGCCCTGCTTGATGCAGTTGTCACTCCCTTTTTGAACCCTGTGATCTAcacactgagaaatcaagaaatgAAGATGGCAATAAGGAGAATATTCAGACAGCTAATGGGCTATAGACAAATCTCCTGA
- the LOC142844855 gene encoding olfactory receptor 4F3/4F16/4F29-like encodes MEGENQSVVSEFVFLGLTKSWDIQLFLFVFSSMFYVASMTGNSLIVFTVASDAHLHSPMYFLLANLSFIDLGVSSVVSPKMIYDLLRKHKVITFRGCITQIFFIHFVSGIEMVLLIAMAFDRYVAICKPLHYLTIMSSKICILFSVSSWVVGFMHSLIQLAFVVNLPFCGPNVLDSFYCDFPGFIKLACVDTHKLKLLVSVNTGFMSVGFFFILIISYIVIIFTVQKHSSSGSSKALSTLSAHVTVVVLFFGPVMFIYTRPSSFTHLDKFLSIFEAVVTPILNPVIYTFRNQEMKKAMMRVFKHIVGCRQIIKHLHSDHS; translated from the coding sequence atggaaggagagaatcagtctGTGGTGTCAGAGTTTGTGTTCCTGGGACTCACCAAATCTTGGGACATTCAATTATTCCtctttgtgttctcttccatgTTTTATGTAGCAAGTATGACAGGAAACTCCCTCATCGTGTTCACTGTGGCATCTGACGCTCACTTACATTCTCCTATGTACTTTCTGTTGGCTAACCTTTCCTTCATTGACTtgggtgtttcttctgttgtgtccCCCAAGATGATTTATGATCTGTTGAGAAAGCATAAAGTCATCACTTTTAGAGGATGCATCACCCAAATATTCTTCATTCACTTCGTTAGTGGTATAGAAATGGTTTTACTcatagccatggcttttgacagatatgtggccatatgtAAGCCTCTCCATTATCTGACCATTATGAGTTCAAAGATATGCATCTTGTTTTCAGTGTCCTCTTGGGTGGTTGGATTTATGCATTCTCTCATTCaattggcttttgtagtaaacttACCATTTTGTGGACCAAATGTTTTGGACAGCTTCTATTGTGACTTTCCTGGGTTCATCAAACTTGCCTGTGTAGATACACACAAACTGAAATTACTGGTCTCTGTCAACACTGGATTCATGTCTGTAGGTTTCTTCTTCATACTGATCATTTCCTATATTGTCATCATATTTACTGTTCAGAAACATTCTTCAAGTGGCTCCTCTAAGGCCCTGTCTACACTTTCAGCTCATGTGACTGTGGTGGTCTTATTCTTTGGCCCCGTGATGTTCATCTACACACGGCCTTCTTCTTTCACACACTTGGATAAATTTTTGTCCATATTTGAGGCAGTTGTCACCCCCATTCTGAACCCTGTGATCTACACATTTAGgaatcaagaaatgaaaaaggcAATGATGAGAGTGTTTAAACATATAGTGGGCTGTAGACAAATAATTAAACACTTGCACTCTGATCATTCTTAA